GGGCCACAACGTGCGCCGCTTTATGACCCTCTGGGAGTGTCCGAAGCCGGTCATCGCCCAGATCCACGGCTACTGTCTCGGCGGCGCAACGGACCTGGCCCTGTGTGCCGATCTCATCTTCATGGCAGAGGACGCTATCATCGGCTACCCTCCCTCCCGTATTTACGGCACGCCGACGACGATGCTCTGGGTATACCGCATCGGGCTCGAGCACGCCAAGCAGTTCCTCCTGTCCGGCGACCAGATAGATGCGGCCACGGCCTACCGGATCGGCCTCTGCTCAAAGGTGTTCCCGCCCGACCGGCTCGCCGAGGAGACCGAGGCGTACGCGCGGCGCTTTGCCCACATTCCCGCCAATCAGCTCGCCCTGAACAAGCTCCTGATCAACCAGGCGTTCGAGAACATGGGGCTACGCACAACCCAGCTGCTCGGCACGCTGTTCGATGGGATCGCCCGCCACACGGAAGAGGCCTACCGCTGGGTGGAGAGCTTCCGCGAGATCGGGTTCCGCGAGGCCATTCGCCGACGCGACGCCCCCTTCGGTGACTACGGGGAAGCGAAAAAGACGAGGGGCCCTGCCGACTCTTCTGCCTGACAACCACGGGCGTGCCCGTCGCCCCTCTGAACCCCCGTAAGCGCTAGGACAGCTGCCGACGCCTAGGACGTCCCATATCGACTCGGGTAGGCAGGCTGCTTCTAGCCCAGGCGATGCGCGGGCAGCGGAGGCCTCGTAGATGCTCGACGGCCTGTGGGCGGGCTGCCTCGAGCGACCTGGCCTGGCGGTGGTGGCCAGTTGCCCTGCCCCAGCAGGCAAGCGCCAGCAGGAGCAGGGTGATGGGCGCTGACGTTCGGCCCGTCTGATATGTGACAAACGTCCCCCGTCGTCCGTGACCTCTTGCCCTGCCGCCCCCACCGGGGGCGCCTGAAACTTCGGAAGTGAGGTTCCCCGCATAACAACCAATCAGTAGGGAGGTGAGAGTCTTGCAGATGATGAGGCGCTTGCCGGAGACGGGTCTGGTGGTCGTGTTGAGCCTCATGTTGGCCGCCGGCATAGCTGGCGCTGCCATTGCGCTGGGGCTGGCTGGACTCGAAGGGGCTTCGGCCCAGCCGGTGCGCGAGTATACTCTCGACATTGTGCCCACGGACATTGATTACGGGGGCGGTAATGTCTGGCATGCCTGGACATACAAGCTGGCCGACCAGCCGAGAGGAAGCGTGCCGGGGCCGACCCTCACTGTCACCGTGGGCGAGAAGCTCAGGGTGCGGGTGCGCAACCGCCACAATCTGGTCCACAGCTTCCACACCCACCTGACCCACTACGCCCTAGAAAGCGATGGCAGCCAGCTCAATGTCATCACTGGCCAGGGCGCGGGGGCTA
This sequence is a window from Dehalococcoidia bacterium. Protein-coding genes within it:
- a CDS encoding crotonase/enoyl-CoA hydratase family protein, with the protein product MSESPVLYEERDSLAIITLNRPEKLNTLNEAMIQGIADAVERATLSEQARCIILRGAGRAFSAGYDLTAGGEEGAGFKPRFGAPRLEPRPGAWDPVRDLAFMGHNVRRFMTLWECPKPVIAQIHGYCLGGATDLALCADLIFMAEDAIIGYPPSRIYGTPTTMLWVYRIGLEHAKQFLLSGDQIDAATAYRIGLCSKVFPPDRLAEETEAYARRFAHIPANQLALNKLLINQAFENMGLRTTQLLGTLFDGIARHTEEAYRWVESFREIGFREAIRRRDAPFGDYGEAKKTRGPADSSA